In Gemmatimonadota bacterium, the following proteins share a genomic window:
- a CDS encoding VTT domain-containing protein — protein sequence MERSDGAGRDVTSAPGGDPPQPIAQPDVPLPGFLRRLYDWVLGWANTRYGRVALVALCFAEASFFPIPPDPLLMALALGAPRRAFSFAAWATAASVAGGVAGYLIGWGAWSMLGDFFFSWVPGVTPESFDRVQGFYDRYDFFAVFLAGLTPIPYKVITLSAGVFSVSFPVFVVASVLSRGLRFFAVAALLWKFGAPVSRFIDRYFNVLTLVFGILLVLGFVVIARFL from the coding sequence ATGGAACGATCCGACGGGGCCGGCCGCGACGTGACCTCCGCCCCGGGGGGCGACCCACCCCAGCCGATCGCGCAACCGGACGTCCCGCTCCCGGGATTTCTCCGCCGCCTGTATGACTGGGTCCTCGGGTGGGCGAACACGCGGTACGGCCGCGTCGCCCTCGTCGCGCTCTGCTTCGCCGAGGCCTCCTTTTTCCCCATCCCGCCGGACCCGCTCCTCATGGCGCTCGCCCTGGGGGCACCGCGCCGCGCTTTCTCCTTCGCGGCCTGGGCCACCGCGGCGTCGGTGGCGGGAGGCGTCGCGGGATATCTCATCGGCTGGGGGGCCTGGAGCATGCTCGGAGATTTCTTCTTCAGCTGGGTTCCGGGAGTGACTCCCGAATCTTTCGACCGCGTACAGGGCTTTTACGATCGGTACGACTTCTTCGCCGTCTTCCTCGCGGGGCTGACGCCGATTCCGTACAAGGTCATCACCCTTTCCGCGGGTGTCTTCTCCGTCTCGTTTCCCGTCTTCGTCGTCGCTAGCGTACTCAGCCGAGGCCTCCGTTTCTTCGCCGTGGCCGCGCTTCTCTGGAAGTTCGGCGCCCCGGTGAGCCGCTTCATCGATCGGTACTTCAACGTCCTCACCCTCGTTTTCGGCATTCTGCTCGTTCTCGGGTTCGTCGTCATCGCCCGATTTCTCTGA
- a CDS encoding protein-L-isoaspartate(D-aspartate) O-methyltransferase codes for MSDLQYVGYRRRLIEEIRAKGIEDLELLQLFDRVPRHLFLPEGVRPRAYEDAPIPIGYGQTASQPSLQAHYLQILRPTPEEKVLEIGTGSGFLTALLALMSNRVYSVERVRELSVRARQALDVLSIRNAALLVGDGSIGWRKYAPYDVVLVSAASPAVPPALLDQLAEGGRFLIPVGSRESQELRLLRKIEGEIVEEVVRDACTFVPLLGKQGWNDPTGPAAT; via the coding sequence TTGAGCGATCTGCAGTACGTCGGGTACCGGCGCCGGCTGATCGAAGAGATTCGCGCGAAGGGAATCGAAGATCTGGAGCTCCTCCAGCTTTTCGATCGCGTTCCGCGCCATCTCTTCCTCCCCGAAGGCGTGCGTCCCCGCGCGTACGAAGACGCTCCGATTCCGATCGGGTACGGCCAGACCGCGTCCCAGCCATCGCTCCAGGCGCATTACCTTCAGATCCTGCGCCCGACGCCGGAAGAAAAAGTCCTCGAGATCGGGACCGGAAGCGGCTTCCTCACGGCCCTCCTCGCCCTCATGTCGAATCGCGTCTATTCGGTCGAGCGGGTTCGCGAGCTTTCCGTGCGGGCACGGCAGGCCCTCGACGTCCTGAGCATCCGGAACGCGGCCCTCCTCGTCGGAGACGGTTCCATCGGATGGCGAAAGTACGCGCCCTACGACGTCGTTCTTGTTTCGGCCGCGTCGCCCGCTGTCCCCCCCGCGCTCCTCGATCAACTCGCCGAGGGAGGCCGCTTCCTCATCCCCGTGGGCTCACGGGAGTCGCAGGAGCTCCGGCTCCTGCGCAAGATCGAGGGAGAGATCGTCGAGGAGGTCGTCCGGGATGCCTGCACCTTTGTCCCACTCCTGGGCAAACAGGGATGGAACGATCCGACGGGGCCGGCCGCGACGTGA
- a CDS encoding carboxypeptidase-like regulatory domain-containing protein: MRPNRIGRTTRLRGILGLTATAIAATGCELPNGVVAIDDDDIGGVVTSSSGPEAGVWVIAQTADLPTPFVRIVVTDDDGRYLVPDLPDATYDVWVRGYGLVDSAPVRGTPGRELMLAATVAPDPHAAAQIYPAGSWFSLLRVPSADEFPGTGPDGNGISPNMQNQAQWLRLLKSGGCQACHQLGNRATREIPTALGSFPSTVAAWERRIQSGQAGAQMNASLGQFGRERVLQEFADWTDRIAAGEVPPAPPRPAGVERNVVITLWDWADPTAYLHDVVSTDRRDPTVNAYGPVYGAPELSVDYIPVLDPATHTASVIPLEPRDPETPAPSSAMMQPSPYNGDQPFWVSRLNVHNPMLDAEGRVWLTARIRPSANPPVCQEGSDHPSAQAFPVGNAGRHLAVYDPETAALTHVGTCFGTHHLMFAEDDRNTLWTSGGGQVVGWLDTELFLETGDEEAAQGWTPLVLDTNGNGVRDDYTEPNEEPDPALDRRIASGFYAVSPAPDGSIWATSLGFPGAVLRLAPGENPSETALVEIFQPPLDEGGVPIEGYSPRGGDVDRNGVFWAAMASGHLASFDRSKCAGPLNGPEATGQHCPEGWTFYAEPLPQLQGVDGSGSAEASYYTWVDQRNTLGLGENVPINTGNQSEGLLALRDGEWVVLRVPYPLGFFTKWMDGRIDDPDAGWKGRGIWATVSTRAPFHMETGAGTTSKVAHFQMRPDPLAR; encoded by the coding sequence ATGAGACCGAACCGAATCGGCAGGACCACCAGGCTCCGCGGGATTTTGGGCTTGACGGCGACCGCCATCGCGGCCACCGGCTGCGAGCTCCCGAACGGGGTCGTCGCGATTGACGACGACGACATCGGCGGAGTGGTCACGAGCTCGAGCGGACCCGAGGCCGGTGTCTGGGTGATCGCCCAGACGGCCGATCTCCCGACGCCTTTCGTCCGCATCGTCGTGACGGACGACGACGGGCGCTATCTCGTACCCGACCTTCCGGATGCGACCTACGACGTCTGGGTCCGCGGCTACGGCCTCGTGGATTCCGCGCCGGTGCGCGGCACGCCGGGGCGCGAGCTCATGCTCGCCGCGACCGTGGCTCCCGATCCGCATGCGGCCGCGCAGATCTACCCGGCGGGTTCCTGGTTCTCGCTCCTTCGCGTTCCCTCCGCCGACGAGTTTCCCGGAACCGGCCCCGACGGGAATGGGATCTCGCCGAACATGCAGAACCAGGCCCAGTGGCTTCGGCTCCTCAAGTCGGGAGGATGCCAGGCCTGTCATCAGTTGGGGAACCGCGCGACCCGGGAGATCCCCACCGCGCTCGGCTCCTTTCCCTCCACCGTCGCCGCGTGGGAGCGCCGCATCCAGTCGGGTCAGGCCGGCGCTCAGATGAATGCGAGCCTCGGACAGTTCGGACGTGAGCGAGTGCTCCAGGAGTTCGCGGACTGGACGGACCGAATCGCGGCGGGAGAAGTCCCCCCTGCCCCGCCCCGGCCGGCCGGAGTCGAGCGGAACGTGGTCATCACGCTCTGGGACTGGGCGGATCCGACGGCGTACCTGCACGATGTCGTCTCGACGGACCGGCGAGACCCGACGGTCAACGCCTATGGTCCGGTGTACGGGGCCCCCGAGCTCAGCGTGGACTACATCCCGGTCCTCGACCCGGCCACCCACACGGCGTCGGTTATCCCCCTGGAGCCGCGAGACCCGGAGACGCCGGCTCCGTCTTCGGCCATGATGCAGCCTTCTCCGTACAATGGAGACCAGCCCTTCTGGGTGAGCCGGCTCAACGTGCATAATCCGATGTTGGACGCCGAGGGGCGCGTGTGGCTCACCGCCCGGATCCGGCCGTCGGCGAATCCTCCGGTCTGCCAGGAGGGGTCGGATCATCCCTCGGCACAGGCCTTCCCGGTGGGAAATGCCGGACGCCACCTCGCCGTCTACGATCCCGAGACGGCGGCGCTCACCCACGTCGGCACCTGCTTCGGCACGCACCACCTGATGTTCGCCGAAGACGATCGCAACACCCTCTGGACGAGTGGCGGCGGCCAGGTCGTCGGATGGCTCGACACGGAGCTCTTCCTGGAGACAGGGGATGAGGAGGCCGCGCAGGGATGGACGCCTCTGGTCCTCGACACGAACGGAAACGGGGTCCGGGACGATTACACGGAGCCGAACGAGGAGCCCGATCCGGCACTCGACCGCCGAATCGCCTCCGGCTTCTATGCCGTGTCGCCGGCGCCGGATGGATCCATCTGGGCCACTTCGCTCGGTTTTCCGGGCGCCGTCCTGCGACTCGCCCCGGGCGAGAATCCGAGCGAGACCGCGCTCGTCGAGATCTTCCAACCCCCACTGGATGAAGGCGGAGTGCCCATCGAAGGGTATTCCCCGCGCGGAGGGGATGTGGACCGCAACGGCGTCTTTTGGGCGGCGATGGCGAGTGGGCACCTGGCCAGCTTCGACCGTTCGAAATGTGCCGGACCCCTGAATGGGCCCGAGGCCACCGGTCAGCACTGCCCCGAGGGATGGACCTTCTACGCCGAACCGCTCCCGCAACTTCAGGGAGTGGACGGCTCGGGAAGCGCGGAGGCGAGCTACTACACCTGGGTGGATCAGCGGAACACGCTCGGACTTGGCGAGAACGTCCCGATCAACACGGGCAACCAGTCGGAGGGGCTTCTCGCGCTCCGCGACGGCGAATGGGTCGTGCTGCGCGTTCCATACCCCCTCGGGTTCTTCACGAAGTGGATGGACGGGCGGATCGACGATCCGGACGCCGGATGGAAGGGACGCGGGATCTGGGCGACCGTGAGCACTCGAGCTCCCTTCCATATGGAGACGGGAGCCGGAACAACGAGTAAGGTCGCTCACTTCCAGATGCGTCCGGACCCCCTGGCCCGCTGA
- the surE gene encoding 5'/3'-nucleotidase SurE — MKILCTNDDGFMATGLQVLASAARSLGEVTVVAPDREQSATSHSLTLHHPLRSRRASDGTLVVDGTPTDCVILAVNALMDQRPDFCLSGVNHGSNMGEDVLYSGTVAAAMEATVLGVPALAISYTGPDFESIAAWEEMLSALLALFFARKAAFPGSTLLNVNLPAVHPDDVRGVRITSLGERRYSESLTRAMDPSGKEYFWIGGGAPQWKGNQESDFKAVDDGFISVTPLHLDLTNYRLLEEFRGWNLEL; from the coding sequence ATGAAGATTCTCTGCACGAACGACGATGGATTCATGGCCACCGGACTCCAGGTGCTCGCCTCCGCCGCTCGATCCCTCGGCGAGGTGACGGTGGTCGCGCCGGACCGGGAGCAGAGCGCGACGAGCCACTCCCTCACCTTGCACCATCCCCTGCGAAGCCGGCGAGCTTCGGACGGCACCCTCGTGGTGGACGGGACGCCGACCGACTGCGTCATCCTCGCCGTGAATGCCCTCATGGACCAGCGTCCCGATTTCTGCCTCTCCGGCGTCAACCACGGATCCAACATGGGAGAGGATGTCCTATACTCGGGGACCGTTGCCGCCGCGATGGAGGCGACCGTCCTCGGCGTACCGGCGCTGGCGATTTCTTATACCGGTCCGGACTTCGAATCCATCGCCGCCTGGGAGGAGATGCTCTCGGCGCTCCTCGCCCTCTTCTTCGCGCGAAAGGCGGCTTTTCCCGGCTCGACCCTCCTGAACGTGAACCTTCCCGCGGTCCATCCCGACGACGTGCGTGGGGTCCGCATCACCTCCCTCGGAGAGAGGCGCTACTCGGAGTCTCTCACGCGGGCGATGGACCCGTCGGGAAAGGAATACTTCTGGATCGGAGGGGGGGCTCCCCAGTGGAAGGGGAACCAGGAATCCGATTTCAAGGCCGTGGACGACGGCTTCATCTCGGTCACGCCTCTCCACCTCGACCTCACGAACTATCGCCTCCTGGAGGAATTTCGAGGGTGGAACCTGGAGCTTTGA
- a CDS encoding DUF512 domain-containing protein encodes MVRIAQIESGSIAEELELQVGSRIIRINGERVRDGIDLTFLLSDTELEIETVGPEGARTLLEILREPGEPLGIVPEPDKIRECANECVFCFIDGNPQGVRPSLWVRDDDFRLSFTYGSYVTLTNLGPKGLQRLADQRLSPLYVSVHATDPEVRIRLLKNERAGLIMDHLRFLTDRGLEVHTQIVLCPEWNDGPHLDRTIQDLASLGRGVRTLSVVPVGLTKYNLNRPVRHLTPEEAATALDQVGKARQTALNERGYGWCYAADELFLRAGRELPPASYYDDLSLAENGVGALRLFLDGFDRGVAGLPRLPGCRVRLLTGASMAPFFRQRASRLAAAIRADVEVIEVENRFYGAPVTVAGLLAGEDLLSAVPDPSERDLILIPAEALNQDELFVDSFSLASLREGLAPARVLAGFEITDTLRSL; translated from the coding sequence TTGGTCCGCATCGCACAGATCGAGTCGGGGAGCATCGCCGAGGAGCTCGAGCTCCAGGTGGGAAGTCGGATCATCCGGATCAACGGCGAACGCGTCCGTGACGGGATCGACCTGACCTTCCTCCTCTCGGACACCGAACTCGAGATCGAGACGGTCGGGCCCGAAGGGGCGCGCACCCTCCTCGAGATCCTGCGGGAGCCGGGCGAGCCGCTGGGGATCGTGCCCGAGCCGGACAAGATCCGCGAGTGCGCGAACGAGTGTGTCTTCTGCTTCATCGACGGCAACCCTCAAGGAGTTCGACCCAGCCTCTGGGTTCGCGACGACGACTTTCGCCTTTCCTTCACCTACGGCAGTTACGTTACGCTGACGAACCTGGGCCCGAAAGGGCTCCAGCGCCTTGCCGACCAGCGGCTATCCCCCTTGTACGTCAGCGTGCACGCGACGGATCCCGAGGTCCGGATCCGGCTTCTCAAGAACGAGCGGGCGGGTCTCATCATGGACCACCTCCGTTTTCTCACCGACCGCGGGCTCGAAGTTCACACCCAGATCGTCCTCTGTCCCGAGTGGAACGACGGGCCCCATCTCGACCGAACGATCCAGGACCTGGCTTCGCTGGGTCGGGGAGTGCGCACCCTCTCCGTGGTCCCCGTGGGGCTCACGAAGTACAACCTGAACCGCCCCGTGAGGCATCTCACACCTGAGGAGGCCGCCACGGCGTTGGACCAGGTGGGGAAGGCCAGACAGACGGCGCTGAACGAGCGCGGGTACGGATGGTGTTACGCCGCGGACGAGCTTTTTCTCCGTGCCGGGCGAGAGCTCCCTCCGGCCTCGTATTACGACGACCTCTCCCTGGCGGAAAATGGCGTCGGGGCGCTTCGCCTCTTTCTCGACGGCTTCGATCGAGGAGTCGCGGGCCTTCCCCGGCTCCCCGGGTGCCGCGTCCGTCTCCTCACCGGCGCCTCGATGGCACCGTTCTTCCGCCAGCGGGCCTCGCGTCTCGCGGCCGCCATACGGGCCGACGTGGAGGTCATCGAAGTCGAAAACCGCTTTTACGGAGCCCCGGTCACGGTCGCCGGTCTCCTCGCGGGGGAGGATCTTCTCTCCGCCGTGCCGGATCCATCGGAGCGAGACCTGATCCTGATCCCGGCCGAAGCGCTGAATCAGGACGAGCTCTTCGTGGACTCGTTTTCCCTGGCGAGCCTTCGCGAGGGGCTCGCACCCGCGCGTGTCCTCGCCGGATTCGAGATCACGGACACCTTGCGGTCGCTGTGA
- the plsY gene encoding glycerol-3-phosphate 1-O-acyltransferase PlsY yields the protein MTVPLLLVALAYLLGATPTSYWVGQAFYGLDLRKVGSGNLGATNAYRALGARAAVPVMLVDLLKGWAPVALFPRFAPEASFGWTLGYGAAAILGHVFSFWVRLRGGKGVATSAGVFVALAPWAVLVALGVWVGAVLLTGYVSLGSILAAVTLPIAMLFTPHPGGRSALVFAIALALFVIGAHRSNIRRLLRGDERRFGRRRGGSPPRDDGGPGAAGAPGGKPLPGSGGAVVSGPGGTR from the coding sequence ATGACAGTTCCGCTGCTACTGGTGGCGCTTGCCTACCTCCTCGGGGCCACCCCGACTTCGTATTGGGTCGGCCAGGCCTTTTACGGGCTGGACCTGAGAAAGGTCGGAAGTGGGAATCTCGGGGCCACCAATGCGTACAGAGCCCTCGGCGCGCGGGCGGCCGTCCCCGTGATGCTGGTGGACCTTCTGAAGGGTTGGGCCCCCGTCGCACTTTTCCCGCGATTCGCACCCGAGGCCTCCTTCGGGTGGACGCTCGGGTATGGGGCCGCCGCGATCCTCGGCCATGTCTTTTCGTTCTGGGTGAGACTCCGGGGAGGGAAGGGAGTCGCGACCAGCGCGGGGGTATTCGTCGCGCTCGCCCCCTGGGCCGTCCTGGTTGCCCTTGGCGTCTGGGTCGGCGCGGTTCTCCTCACCGGATACGTCTCGCTCGGCTCAATTCTCGCGGCCGTGACCCTTCCCATCGCGATGCTCTTCACTCCGCACCCCGGAGGGAGGAGCGCCCTCGTCTTCGCCATCGCGTTGGCGCTCTTCGTCATCGGGGCACACCGCTCGAACATTCGGCGCCTCCTGCGGGGGGATGAGCGCCGTTTCGGGCGCCGGAGAGGCGGGTCGCCCCCACGGGACGACGGGGGTCCGGGGGCCGCCGGTGCCCCTGGCGGGAAGCCGCTCCCCGGCTCCGGCGGAGCGGTGGTCAGCGGCCCGGGAGGCACTCGATGA
- a CDS encoding NAD(P)H-dependent glycerol-3-phosphate dehydrogenase: MSGSLLPGGVRAAVVGAGSWGTALAHLLHTNGHRVSLWSYEDDVVRTIREDGENRAYLPGVKIPRAIHVSRRLEEVVPDAQVVVSVSPAQHVDDVMRKAAAHLAPGALVVSASKGIETTTLRCMHEVLAEFLPARSAENLVALSGPSFAVEVARGSPTAVVAASRSEEARLTVQKVFGSETFRVYTNADLIGVEVGGAVKNVIALAAGVCAGLEFGHNTEAALITRGLAEIARLATALGGQPATIYGLAGLGDLVLTCTGGLSRNRTVGIRLGRGERISEILGDMRSVAEGVSTTVAVHALARERGVEMPIVDQVYAILEEGKPPREAVQELMLREPKPET; the protein is encoded by the coding sequence ATGAGTGGATCGCTCCTCCCCGGCGGCGTTCGGGCCGCGGTGGTCGGCGCCGGAAGTTGGGGCACCGCACTCGCCCACCTCCTTCACACGAACGGGCACCGAGTCTCCCTCTGGAGCTACGAGGACGACGTCGTCCGGACCATTCGGGAGGACGGGGAAAATCGCGCCTACCTCCCCGGCGTGAAAATTCCGCGGGCGATCCACGTTTCGCGCCGCCTCGAGGAAGTCGTCCCCGACGCCCAAGTCGTCGTCTCGGTAAGCCCCGCGCAACACGTGGACGATGTCATGCGGAAGGCGGCCGCACACCTGGCACCCGGCGCCCTCGTGGTGAGTGCCTCGAAGGGAATCGAGACCACGACGCTTCGCTGCATGCACGAGGTTCTCGCCGAGTTCCTTCCGGCCCGGTCCGCCGAGAACCTCGTCGCGCTTTCGGGCCCCTCCTTCGCCGTGGAGGTGGCGCGGGGCAGCCCGACCGCCGTGGTCGCGGCGAGCCGGTCCGAGGAGGCTCGCCTCACCGTCCAGAAGGTTTTTGGGTCCGAGACGTTTCGGGTGTACACGAATGCGGACCTCATCGGGGTCGAAGTGGGGGGGGCGGTAAAAAACGTGATCGCGCTCGCGGCGGGCGTATGCGCCGGGCTCGAGTTCGGCCACAACACCGAGGCCGCCCTCATCACCCGCGGGCTCGCCGAGATCGCCCGACTCGCCACGGCGCTGGGCGGGCAGCCCGCCACGATCTACGGGCTCGCGGGTCTCGGTGATCTCGTCCTCACCTGCACCGGCGGATTGTCCCGCAACCGCACCGTCGGGATTCGGCTCGGTCGGGGAGAACGCATCTCGGAGATCCTCGGCGACATGCGCTCCGTCGCGGAAGGGGTGTCTACGACCGTTGCCGTACACGCACTCGCGCGGGAGCGCGGCGTCGAGATGCCCATCGTGGATCAGGTGTACGCGATCCTGGAAGAGGGAAAACCGCCGAGGGAGGCTGTGCAGGAGCTCATGCTCAGGGAGCCCAAGCCCGAGACCTGA
- the der gene encoding ribosome biogenesis GTPase Der: protein MTERLPVVAVVGRPNVGKSTLFNRVLGHRAAIVDDRPGVTRDRNFAPAEWAGRSFFIVDTGGVIEGSDEPLDRSVKSQVLAAIGEADLILFIVDGKEGVHPLDERLADLVRPSGRPLLLAANKMDNLPGEIAHHDFWRLGLGEPVPVSAISGKGSGDLLDRVVAALPEVTGPPPESDLRVAVIGRPNVGKSSFVNALLGEERVIVSEVPGTTRDPVDSVLTYHGKRIVFVDTAGLRRQARVRESVEYYSALRTEKVIREADVCLLLVDATEGVHHQDLRIAEAAWDAGCGVVLGVNKWDLVEKDHMTAPNFEKALALRAPFLAEVPMLFLSALSGQRVRKSLDLLLEVAEARVRRIATHEVNEVLAGLVQRQPPPHAGRGHAVKLRYGTQADTKPPTFVLFCNLPEEIPGHYLRYLQNGFRAAWGFRGVPIRIRIRGSDPGKGRRT from the coding sequence GTGACCGAGCGGCTCCCGGTCGTCGCCGTGGTGGGTCGCCCGAACGTGGGGAAGTCCACGCTCTTCAACCGGGTGCTCGGCCACCGCGCGGCGATCGTGGACGATCGCCCGGGGGTCACCCGGGACCGGAATTTCGCGCCCGCCGAGTGGGCGGGCCGCAGCTTCTTCATCGTGGATACGGGGGGGGTGATCGAAGGGAGCGACGAGCCCCTCGACCGCTCGGTGAAAAGCCAGGTGCTGGCGGCCATCGGCGAAGCCGACCTGATCCTCTTCATCGTGGACGGGAAGGAGGGGGTGCACCCCCTCGACGAACGCCTCGCCGACCTCGTCCGACCCTCAGGGCGCCCGCTCCTCCTCGCGGCGAACAAGATGGACAATCTTCCGGGAGAGATCGCCCACCACGACTTCTGGAGGCTCGGTCTCGGCGAGCCCGTACCCGTCAGCGCGATTTCAGGGAAGGGGTCCGGAGACCTTCTGGACCGAGTGGTCGCCGCCCTCCCGGAAGTAACCGGCCCGCCTCCCGAATCCGACCTCCGCGTCGCGGTCATCGGGAGGCCGAACGTCGGAAAATCGTCTTTCGTCAACGCGCTCTTGGGCGAGGAGCGCGTCATCGTGAGCGAGGTCCCCGGCACGACGCGCGACCCCGTGGACTCCGTACTGACGTACCACGGGAAGCGCATCGTCTTCGTGGATACGGCCGGCCTCCGGCGCCAAGCCCGCGTGCGGGAGTCCGTCGAGTACTACTCGGCCCTCCGAACGGAAAAGGTGATCCGAGAGGCGGACGTCTGTCTCCTCCTCGTGGATGCGACCGAGGGGGTCCATCACCAGGACCTCCGAATCGCGGAAGCGGCGTGGGATGCGGGGTGCGGGGTCGTGCTCGGCGTAAACAAGTGGGACCTCGTAGAAAAGGACCACATGACCGCGCCCAATTTCGAGAAGGCCCTTGCCCTCCGAGCCCCTTTTCTCGCGGAGGTCCCGATGCTCTTCCTCTCCGCACTTTCGGGGCAGAGGGTGAGGAAGAGCCTCGACCTACTTCTCGAGGTCGCGGAAGCGCGCGTCCGAAGAATTGCGACCCACGAAGTGAACGAGGTGCTCGCTGGACTCGTCCAGCGCCAGCCGCCCCCCCATGCCGGTCGAGGGCACGCGGTGAAACTCCGGTACGGAACGCAGGCGGATACGAAGCCACCCACGTTCGTCCTTTTCTGCAATCTCCCCGAGGAGATTCCAGGACACTACCTTCGTTATCTGCAGAACGGTTTTCGTGCGGCGTGGGGGTTCCGGGGCGTCCCGATCCGCATTCGCATTCGTGGGTCCGATCCAGGGAAGGGACGGCGCACATGA
- a CDS encoding pyroglutamyl-peptidase I: MSTRAGPSIVAAFEPFGGRTRNRSWEAVRRLELTPGVERVLLPVDFVRLRKVIPKLAARIPSALLLVGEVPSGPLRVEGVALNVLHSDRPDNAGSVVADVPIVPGAPLALRVRWNPGEVTRALTAEGIPAVPSFHAGTYACNAALYLALHHLPASSRVGFLHLPRRGGPPGTGLPRLVRAVELVFAVLTS, encoded by the coding sequence ATGTCGACCCGAGCCGGCCCTTCAATCGTCGCCGCCTTCGAACCGTTCGGCGGGCGGACCCGGAATCGATCGTGGGAAGCGGTGCGGCGCCTCGAGCTTACACCGGGCGTCGAGCGCGTCCTCCTCCCGGTGGACTTCGTCCGGCTCCGCAAGGTGATCCCGAAGCTCGCCGCCAGGATTCCGAGCGCGCTCCTTCTGGTCGGTGAAGTGCCCTCGGGCCCGCTCCGCGTCGAGGGAGTGGCGCTGAACGTCCTCCATTCCGACCGCCCGGACAACGCGGGGAGCGTTGTGGCGGACGTCCCGATCGTGCCGGGCGCTCCCCTGGCCCTCCGCGTCCGCTGGAATCCGGGTGAAGTGACCCGAGCCCTGACCGCGGAAGGAATTCCAGCCGTCCCCTCCTTTCACGCGGGGACTTACGCCTGCAACGCCGCCCTCTATCTGGCCCTTCACCACCTTCCCGCATCCTCGCGTGTCGGCTTCCTGCATCTCCCCCGGCGGGGTGGTCCACCGGGAACCGGCCTTCCCCGTCTCGTGCGTGCCGTCGAGCTCGTATTCGCCGTACTCACCAGCTAG
- a CDS encoding GYD domain-containing protein, producing the protein MAKYLFQGSYTEKGVEGLRKEGGSKRRKAIEKVTKGLGGKVEAFYFTFGKDDFAVIVEVPSGVEAAAVALAVNASGAVRARTTVLLSPEEIDKAAKKSVSYRAPGKPGK; encoded by the coding sequence ATGGCCAAGTATCTCTTTCAGGGTTCGTACACGGAAAAGGGAGTCGAAGGCCTCCGAAAGGAAGGCGGCTCCAAACGTCGCAAGGCCATCGAGAAGGTCACGAAAGGCCTCGGAGGAAAGGTCGAAGCCTTCTACTTCACCTTTGGAAAGGATGACTTCGCGGTGATCGTGGAGGTGCCGTCGGGCGTCGAGGCCGCTGCGGTGGCCCTCGCCGTCAACGCGAGCGGAGCGGTAAGGGCGAGGACCACGGTCCTCCTCTCACCGGAAGAGATCGACAAGGCCGCGAAGAAGAGCGTCAGCTACCGCGCGCCGGGAAAACCGGGGAAATAG
- a CDS encoding MerR family transcriptional regulator: MKKAYYSIGEVCELTGLKPHVLRYWETQFQALQPSKNRAGNRVYRPKEVELILLVKKLLYDEKYTIEGADRRIREMRRGGDLPEERREAVEPELLSGIRNELHRLREILTLPGKGPESRGMKGSGGTGKG, encoded by the coding sequence ATGAAAAAGGCCTATTATTCCATCGGGGAAGTCTGCGAGCTCACGGGACTCAAGCCCCACGTTCTCCGGTATTGGGAGACGCAGTTCCAGGCGCTTCAGCCCTCGAAGAACCGCGCGGGCAACCGCGTGTATCGCCCGAAGGAAGTCGAGCTGATCCTCCTCGTGAAGAAACTTCTCTACGACGAGAAGTACACGATCGAAGGTGCCGACCGGAGGATCCGCGAGATGCGGCGTGGAGGCGACCTCCCCGAGGAACGCCGAGAGGCGGTCGAGCCAGAGCTCCTCTCGGGGATCCGGAACGAGTTGCACCGGCTGCGCGAGATCTTGACGCTCCCCGGCAAAGGGCCGGAGTCCCGTGGGATGAAGGGGTCGGGGGGAACCGGAAAGGGATGA